A single window of Colletotrichum higginsianum IMI 349063 chromosome 8, whole genome shotgun sequence DNA harbors:
- a CDS encoding glucan endo-1,3-alpha-glucosidase agn1 — protein sequence MLVQVEGDPAEFAEDKVFFTALLSQFVLSRARIRKDGGEWTKMAWPVTLYGGVGLYHVFVSFNSRTGMVGVENNLVGDRDIIIAVVTGPPIMTDCEHGIVTVNPGSAGPGLPALSTPAQSCPSRI from the exons ATGTTAG TCCAGGTGGAAGGGGACCCGGCCGAATTCGCTGAGGATAAGGTCTTTTTCACGGCTCTGCTCTCCCAGTTTGTCTTGTCCCGGGCCAGGATCAGGAAAGACGGCGGGGAGTGGACGAAGATGGCGTGGCCGGTGACTCTgtacggcggcgtcggcctctACCATGTCTTCGTCTCTTTCAACAGCAGGACAGGCATGGTAGGGGTGGAAAACAACCTGGTCGGCGACAGGGACATCATCATTGCAGTCGTCACGGGCCCACCCATTATGACGGACTGCGAACACGGCATCGTCACTGTAAACCCTGGGTCGGCGGGGCCTGGTCTTCCCGCTCTGTCAACGCCAGCCCAAAGCTGTCCCTCACGGATATGA